The genome window AGAGGGAGAAAACGGAGGTGGTTGAAACGGGCAACATGAAAGCGTTTAAACTCTGAGTCAACTAAACTTTCCGTTAACTGGACTTCTCTCTCCCCTCTCCGACAGCAAAACAGAACTGTATCGCCGTCGGAAATCCTGCCGATAGCCCTGCCTCCTTTGCAGGATACCAGAGGCTCTATCCAGTAGTCGGTTATTCCCTCTTCCTCGTATTGATCACGGATTAGCTCTTCAAGAACCGGATACTCTTTGTCAAACATTCTCGAGCATCTCCTTCCATCCGGAAGTAACGGTCCTGTTCTCTCGCAGAACTTGCATACCGTCTCCCGGTGCGAATCCCTCGATTGTTAACGTCCCATCGTAAATACTCGCTAGTTCCCTGAGAACAGGAAAGAAATCGAACTCTCCTCTAAGCAACGGAGTATGAACCTTTGTCAAAGTGGCATTGCTCACATGGACGTTGAAAATCTTCCGCAGCTTGCTCATGTAATCAACTATCAATCCATTCAGAACCTCCTGATCGACCTTATTCTTGAAGCACGAAGCGGCGTGAGCAACATCAAAGGTGGTACCCATGCAATCGAAATCCACGTACTCAAGCAACGAATTTAAGTCTTCCGGTTCTGTGATAATTTCCATCGGTTTCTTCTCCATAACTTCCACAGCTACTTTTAGACCAGACTTCCTTGCCATCTTGGCAATCTCCTGAAATGACTCAAGCTGCACTTCAAAGTAGTCTCCTGGTCTATCCTTTGAAGAAGACATGTGTCCGGGATGAACAGTGACAACCTCGACTCCAAGTCGAGTTGCGATCTCAAGCGCCTCGAAAGTCTGTCTCATCGACTCTTTACGTATTCCCGGATTAGAAGAGGTGATATTAACGTCTCTACTCGGGGAATGTAGAGTTCGTTTAAGATTGAAACCGTCTAGCAACTGCCTTATCTCTGACAGGTCGTTCTTATCTCTCCACAGATGCTCAACCCATATCTCAACACCAGAGATCTTCTCGTCCGCAAAAATCTTCAGAGCCTTCTTAAGAGAAAAGTCGATAAGTATGTTCGAACTGAAAAGAAAATCCATACATGCATCTCCAAATGAAGCATTTGCTTCACTCTCGTGTGAGTCTCGGCAAAATATGAAGCTATTGCTTCATCCATAGAATACCACATTGTCAGTTGAAATAAGAAACGTCGATAAGACCCGATACCCAAGATCCATACGCGCTCCTTCTTTCCACCCGATCTTATTAAACCGTACTTCTAAACCCGCTCTTCTAACCCGATTTTTTTTCCCCGCGAAGCAGCCTTGCGTCTCGCCACGTTCTTCAGGAAGTCCGGCTCTTAAATCCCGCTCGAGCGGGGGGGACCGCTTGCGGTGGGGAGTGTGCACGTCCAGCTAAGG of Mesotoga sp. UBA6090 contains these proteins:
- a CDS encoding sugar phosphate isomerase/epimerase family protein — protein: MDFLFSSNILIDFSLKKALKIFADEKISGVEIWVEHLWRDKNDLSEIRQLLDGFNLKRTLHSPSRDVNITSSNPGIRKESMRQTFEALEIATRLGVEVVTVHPGHMSSSKDRPGDYFEVQLESFQEIAKMARKSGLKVAVEVMEKKPMEIITEPEDLNSLLEYVDFDCMGTTFDVAHAASCFKNKVDQEVLNGLIVDYMSKLRKIFNVHVSNATLTKVHTPLLRGEFDFFPVLRELASIYDGTLTIEGFAPGDGMQVLRENRTVTSGWKEMLENV